The genomic region TCAGGATGTCGACCTCGATGCCGGTCAGGATCCGGAACGGCGCCAGCGCCGTGTTGAGCCGCGCCACCTCCTCGAGCTGCTGCTCAAGGCGGGCGGCTGAGAGCCCGTTGGCGACGGTCAGACGCGGCGAGTGGTCGGTTAGCACCATGTAGTCGTGGCCCAGCTCGCGGGCCGACTCCGCCATCTCGCGGATCGGCGAGCCTCCGTCCGACCAGTCGGAATGAACGTGACAGTCCCCGCGCAGGGCGGAGCGCAGCGCAGCGCCCAGGTCGGCGATGGGCTGTCCGCCGGTCGCCTCCAGGCGCCGCAGGTAGACGGGCTCCTCGCCGCGCAGCGACTCGGCGATGGTCCGCGCCAGCACCTCGCCGATGCCGGCCAGGTCACGGAGCGTCCCTCGGCGCGCGCGCTCGGCCAGCTCGGCACCCGGCATGGCAGCCACCCTGGCCGCGGCATTCCGAAAGGCCCGCACCCGAAACGTGGGCTCGTTGGCGACCTCCAACAGGAAGGCGATGCGCCGCAGGTCAGCGGCGGG from Chloroflexota bacterium harbors:
- a CDS encoding PHP domain-containing protein yields the protein MSESRDPAADLRRIAFLLEVANEPTFRVRAFRNAAARVAAMPGAELAERARRGTLRDLAGIGEVLARTIAESLRGEEPVYLRRLEATGGQPIADLGAALRSALRGDCHVHSDWSDGGSPIREMAESARELGHDYMVLTDHSPRLTVANGLSAARLEQQLEEVARLNTALAPFRILTGIEVDILSDGSLDQDPALLARLDLVVGSVHSELRMDEKPMTKRLVMALASPHLDVLGHMTGRMVTGKRRRPPSAFDAEIVFAAALRFDKAIEVNSRPERLDPPKRILRLAVEAGCRVAIDSDAHAPGQLAWLPFGCDRAAACGVAESAVVNAMDADGLLAWTATHEEAA